aatcctatcctgtgtgatactgtatactgagctgtgtatgtaatcctatcctgtgtgatactgtatactgagccgtgtatctaatcctatcctgtgtgataccgtatactgagctgtgtatctaatcctatcctgtgtgatactgtatattgagctgtgtatctaatcctatcctgtgtgatacagtatactgagctgtgtatctaatcccctcctgtgtgatactgtatactgagctgtatctaatcctatcctgtgtgatactgtatactgagctgtatctaatcctatcctgtgtgatactgtatactgagctgtgtatctaatcctatcctgtgtgatactgtatactgagccgtgtatctaatcctatcctgtgtgatactgtatactgagctgtatctaatcctatcctgtgtgatactgtatactgagctgtgtatctaatcctatcctgtgtgatactgtatactgagctgtgtatctaatcctatcctgtgtgatactgtatactgagctgtgtatctaatcctatcctgtgtgatactgtatactgagctgtgtatctaatcctatcctgtgtgatactgtatactgagctgtgtatctaatcctatcctgtgtgatactgtatactgagctgtgtatctaatcctatcctgtgtgatactgtatactgagctgtatctaatcctatcctgtgtgatactgtatactgagctgtgtatctaatcctatcctgtgtgatactgtatactgagctgtgtatctaatcctatcctgtgtgatactgtatactgagctgtgtatctaatcctatcctgtgtgatactgtatactgagctgtatctaatcctatcctgtgtgatactgtatactgagctgtgtatctaatcctatcctgtgtgatactgtatactgagctgtatctaatcctattctgtgtgatactgtatactgagccgcgtatctaatcctatcctgtgtgatactgtatactgagctgtgtatctaatcctatcctgtgtgatactgtatactgagctgtatctaatcctatcctgtgtgatactgtatactgagccgcgtatctaatcctatcctgtgtgatactgtatactgagctgtgtatctaatcctatcctgtgtgatactgtatgctgagctgtgtatctaatcctatcctgtgtgatactgtatactgagctgtgtatctaatcctatcctgtgtgatactgtatactgagctgtgtatctaatcctatcctgtgtgatactgtacactgagctgtgtatctaatcctatcccgtgtgatactgtacactgagctgtgtatctaatcctatcctgtgtgatactgtatactgagctgtgtatctaatcctatcctgtgtgatactgtatactgagctgtgtatctaatcctatcctgtgtgatactgtatgctgagctgtgtatctaatcctatcctgtgtgatactgtatactgagctgtgtatctaatcctatcctgtgtgatactgtatactgagccgcgtatctaatcctatcctgtgtgatactgtatactgagctgtgtatctaatcctatcccgtgtggtactgtatactgagctgtgtatctaatcctatcccgtgtgatactgtatactgagctgtatctaatcctatcctgtgtgatactgtatgctgagctgtgtatctaatcctatcctgtgtgatactgtatactgtagctgtgtatctaatcctatcctgtgtgatactgtatactgagctgtgtatctaatcctatcctgtgtgatactgtatactgagctgtgtatctaatcctatcctgtgtgatactgtatactgagctgtgtatctaatcctatcctgtgtgatactgtacactgagctgtgtatctaatcctatcccgtgtgatactgtatactgagctgtgtatctaatcctatcctgtgtgatactgtatactgagccgcgtatctaatcctatcctgtgtgatactgtatactgagctgtgtatctaatcctatcctgtgtgatactgtatactgagctgtgtatctaatcctatcctgtgtgatactgtatactgagctgtgtatctaatcctaccctgtgtgatactgtatactgagctgtgtatctaatcctatcctgtgtgatactgtatactgagctgtgtatctaatcctatcctgtgtgatactgtatactgagctgtgtatctaatcctatcctgtgtgatactgtatactgagctgtgtatctaatcctatcctgtgtgatactgtatactgagccgcgtatctaatcctatcctgtgtgatactgtatactgagctgtgtatctaatcctatcctgtgtgatactgtatactgagctgtgtatctaatcctatcctgtgtgatacagtatactgggctgtgtatctaatcctatcctgtgtgatactgtatactgagctgtgtatctaatcctatcctgtgtgatactgtatactgagctgtgtatctaatcctatcctgtgtgatactgtatactgagctgtgtatctaatcctatcctgtgtgatactgtatactgagccgtgtatctaatcctatcctgtgtgatactgtatactgagctgtgtatctaatcctatcctgtgtgatactgtatactgagccgtgtatctaatcctatcctgtgtgatactgtatactgagctgtgtatctaatcctctcctgtgtgatactgtatactgagctgtgtatctaatcctatcctgtgtgatacagtatactgggctgtgtatctaatcctatcctgtgtgatactgtatactgagctgtgtatctaatcctatcctgtgtgatactgtatactgagctgtgtatctaatcctatcctgtgtgatactgtatactgagctgtgtatctaatcctatcctgtgtgatactgtatactgagccgtgtatctaatcctatcctgtgtgatactgtatactgagctgtgtatctaatcctatcctgtgtgatactgtatactgagccgtgtatctaatcctatcctgtgtgatactgtatactgagctgtgtatctaatcctctcctgtgtgatactgtatactgagctgtgtatctaatcctatcctgtgtgatactgtatactgatctgtgtatctaatcctatcctgtgtgatactgtatactgagctgtgtatctaatcctatcctgtgtgatactgtatactgagctgtcttatctaatcctgtcctgaaTATACCATCTTTGGTGTGGGTGTATCTAAGCCATTCACATGTGATTCTGTTTGCTATGTTGGTGTTATGTAAGTCTATCTTgtgtaattctgtctgctgagaaAGTATATCTGAGTCTTTTCattctgtctgctgtatctaattctatcctgtgtgatactttccatatagctgtgtatctaatcttccatgtGTGGTACCGTCTGCTCGGATGGAATATTTTCTGCCTCCTCAGGGTTCTCCTTCTCATACACAAAGTGATTCTGTATAAATGTGTCCATGATCCCCTGCCCGCTCCATCCATACCCTATATAATAAGCCCCTGCCCGCTCCATCCATACCCTATATAATAAGCCCCTGCCCGCTCCATCCATACCCTATATAATAAGCCCCTGCCCGCTCCATCCATACCCTATATAATAAGCCCTGCCCGCTCCATCCATACCCTATATAATAAGCCCCTGCACGCTCCATCCATACCCTATATAATAAGCCCCTGCCCGCTCCATCCATACCCTATATAATAAGCCCCTGCCCGCTCCATCCATACCCTATATAATAAGCCCTGCCCGCTCCATCCATACCCTATATAGTAAGCCCCTGCACGCTCCATCCATACCCTATATAATAAGCCCCTGCCCGCTCCATCCATACCCTATATAATAAGCCCCTGCCCGCTCCATCCATACCCTATATAATAAGCCCCTGCCCGCTCCATCCATACCCTATATAATAAGCCCTGCCCGCTCCATCCATACCCTATATAATAAGCCCCTGCCCGCTCCATCCATACCCTATATAATAAGCCCTGCCCGCTCCATCCATACCCTATATAGTAAGCCCCTGCACGCTCCATCCATACCCTATATAATAAGCCCCTGCCCGCTCCATCCATACCCTATATAATAAGCCCCTGCCCGCTCCATCCATACCCTATATAATAAGCCCCTGCCCGCTCCATCCATACCCTATATAATAAGCCCCTGCCCGCTCCATCCATACCCTATATAATAAGCCCTGCCCGCTCCATCCATACCCTATATAGTAAGCCCCTGCACGCTCCATCCATACCCTATATAATAAGCCCCTGCCCGCTCCATCCATACCCTATATAATAAGCCCCTGCCCGCTCCATCCATACCCTATATAATAAGCCCTGCCCGCTCCATCCATACCCTATATAATAAGCCCCTGCCCGCTCCATCCATACCCTATATAATAAGCCCTGCCCGCTCCATCCATACCCTATATAGTAAGCCCCTGCACGCTCCATCCATACCCTATATAATAAGCCCCTGCCCGCTCCATCCATACCCTATATAATAAGCCCCTGCCCGCTCCATCCATACCCTATATAATAAGCCCCTGCCCGCTCCATCCATACCCTATATAATAAGCCCTGCCCGCTCCATCCATACCCTATATAGTAAGCCCCTGCACGCTCCATCCATACCCTATATAATAAGCCCCTGCCCGCTCCATCCATACCCTATATAATAAGCCCCTGCCCGCTCCATCCATACCCTATATAATAAGCCCTGCCCGCTCCATCCATACCCTATATAATAAGCCCCTGCCCGCTCCATCCATACCCTATATAATAAGCCCTGCCCGCTCCATCCATACCCTATATAGTAAGCCCCTGCCCGCTCCATCCATACCCTATATAATAAGCCCTGCCCGCTCCATCCATACCCTATATAGTAAGCCCCTGCACGCTCCATCCATACCCTATATAATAAGCCCCTGCCCGCTCCATCCATACCCTATATAATAAGCCCCTGCACGCTCCATCCATACCCTATATAATAAGCCCCTGCCCGCTCCATCCATACCCTATATAATAAGCCCCTGCACGCTCCATCCATACCCTATATAATAAGCCCCTGCCCGCTCCATCCATACCCTATATAATAAGCCCCTGCCCGCTCCATCCCTACCCTATATAGTAAGCCCCTCACCCCTTACCTGTGGGCCACCACTGTGCAGATGTCAGGCCGCTGCGCCCTCTGACTACTTTCTACCGACTACTTTCTTTCTATTATTGtcagtaaattggtgggtggAGAGTTTCATTCGATACAAATCAATAAATAGAACGTAACGTGATAAGTGATGACAACCTGGTGCTGCGGGTGTGGAGCGATCCTGAGCGGGCAGAACCGGATACAGGCAGCGGCACATGGCTTACTTATAGGACGCACATGTAGGATACTCAGATATGACATAATGCGGCATGGCTACAGGGGAGTCGCATACTTAAAGGGAAGGATCCTAACTCTGCTGCTCTCCAGTTAGCTCTCAGGCTGCAGCGCCTTACTGTAGTCTGTTCACCagtattgtgaatgcagctttggatgtatcTAAGGTGTAACATGTACTGACAGCAGGGACGGGTACATCAAACAGGGGAGGGGTCCAGAATCTTATTGTCAGAGGGGCTGCAGTTATGTCATCATTATCAGAGGACGGGATTACTATGACATAGTCAGATACATTATAAAACCATTGACAATAGATGAccgccgtttcgatgttattgcatctcgtcagcccgatgtagagaagactaacctggtagaggtgagaggcttagacagggtaagaGCGGTATCGTCACTCCGTCActacatcgggctgacgagatgtaataacatcgaaacggccgtccttggttgagagactatacctggtaataatcccagcatcattgcaaaacaaaggcctcttagaaggtcgagcatgatgttaatgggagcgccctctattgggctatatcactgagattctgtcttcctaattacatcagggaagacaggcttgcacattccagtgaacgccctctattggtttgcaacactgaggcacctgacttcctaattacatcatggaagacagatttgcataatcTTTCCATAGACTATAGCCATGGCAGTCTATAAGGGCTGGATCCATAGGGCACCGCCATGGGTCTACACCAACCCCTTTAGTGCTTTTTCTTGTTCTAATGGCTGGAGCAGGTGGTATAAGGATGTGTAAGGTTGTGCAGGCTCATGGTGTTATGTGACTAGAGGATCATGGCTCCTTCTTTCTACAATCAATATCCAATCTCTTCATGGGTTATGCTCCATTGAGTTAAATAgaactgagatgcaataccacacacaacctgtctACAAGGGTGGAGCTGTTTTTGAACTATAGGACTAGTCAGATAATGTTGAATCGACTTCCAACTCATCATTGTCTCTGTTGTGTGATCAGGACTATGAAAAGCAATAGAAGCAGATGGAAGCAATGAAACAGCGACTCTCAAATTCTGCCAGTCATATAAAGTGATATAAAGGTGAGTGTCTGGGGTCGGGTCGTCTCCTTCCCAAATATAAAGGTGGTTATTTTATTGTCTAGTGAGTGGTGTACAAGAGGGGAGGTCGTAGGGTCCTTACACACCCCTTGATCACTAGCCATATGGTATAGGCATCATGTGACCTTACCTTCATTTTGACCCATATGTTTACTGAGTCTTAAGGTTCTGACACACTTTGTGGATCCAAGGAGAGTATGTTTAGTGGTCATGGAAACCTTAAGGAGCTCGTACACCTGACCGTACTGAGAAACCTTAAGGAGCTCGTACGCCTGACCGTACTGAGAAACCTTAAGGAGCTCGTACGCCTGACCGTACTGAGAAACCTTAAGGAGCTCGTACGCCTGACCGTACTGAGAAACCTTAAGGAGCTCGTACGCCTGACCGTACTGAGAAACCTTAAGGAGCTCGTACGCCTGACCGTACTGAGAAACCTTAAGGAGCTCGTACGCCTGACCGTACTGAGAAACCTTAAGGAGCTCGTACGCCTGACCGTACTGAGAAACCTTAAGGAGCTCGTACGCCTGACCCTACTGAGAAACCTTAAGGAGCTCGTACACCTGATCGTACTGAGAAACCTTAAGGAGCTCGTACGCCTGACCCTACTGAGAAACCTTAAGGAGCTCGTACGCCTGACCCTACTGAGAAACCTTAAGGAGCTCGTACGCCTGACCCTACTGAGAAACCTTAAGGAGCTCGTACACCTGATCGTACTGAGAAACCTTAAGGAGCTCGTACGCCTGACCGTACTGAGAAACCTTAAGGAGCTCGTACGCCTGACCGTACTGAGAAACCTTAAGGAGCTCGTACACCTGACCCTACTGAGAAACCTTAAGGAGCTCGTACACCTGATCGTACTGAGAAACCTTAAGGAGCTCGTACACCTGACAGTACTGAGAAACCTTAAGGAGCTCGTACACCTGACCCTACTGAGAAACCTTAAGGAGCTCGTACACCTGACCCTACTGAGAAACCTTAAGGAGCTCGTACACCTGATCGTACTGAGAAGAATTGGCGGAAGCcacagggcaaaggtcacaccaaatattgatgacatttacatttctctccttcattcatttcattttgtatAATTGACTAATCTAAGCATTCTTAGTCGTCTTACTGGACATAAAGTCTTCTAGAACTTGAGGAAGCATGTGACATGTACTTTTTCTATAACATCCTTCCTTGTTAACTCTTCCAGTTACTGTCTTCACCCATGGATGACCTGTCCAATGAGGAGAACTTGACCTACAGATGTATATTTGATGAAGACTTCAAGTACATCCTCCTTCCCGTGTCTTACTCCATTGTGTTTGCCATCGGCTCCATCGTCAACATCCTCGCCCTCTACATCTTCATATTTCGGATCCGGCCATGGAAAGTGATCAACGTCTTCATGTTTAACCTGGCCCTCTCGGACTTGCTGTATGTCTTGTCCTTGCCCTTGTTGGCCTATTATTACTCCAAAGCCAATGACTGGCCCTTCAGCGAGCCCTTGTGTAAGATTGTCCGCTTCCTCTTCTACACCAGCCTGTACTGCAGCATCCTCTTCTTACTCTGTATCAGTATTTACCGCTTCCTGGCCGTATGCTACCCCCTGCAGTTTCTACGTTGGGGCCATATTCGTTATGCAAGGATCGCCTCCGTCTGCATCTGGGCCGTGGTGGTCGTCATGCAATCCCCTACGTTCTATTTCGTCTCCACCAGTATAAATGGTGACAGCACCGTCTGCCATGACACCTCCAGCATTGAACTTTTTGACAATTTTGTCGTCTACAGCACGGTCAACTTGGCCGTGCTCTTCTGCGTCCCCTTCACCATCCTCATTGTTTGTTACTGTTACATGATTTATGTTCTCATCCAGCCAATGGACAGCGCGAATCAGACCTCCGAGTCCAAGAAGAAGTCTATCAAGATGATCATCACGGTAATGTTGGTCTTCATCATCGCCTTCTTACCATTTCACATCACCAGGACTTTGTACTACTACTTCCGGAAAGTGGACCTCGCCCCGTGTCCTACTTTAGATGCGGT
This sequence is a window from Leptodactylus fuscus isolate aLepFus1 chromosome 2, aLepFus1.hap2, whole genome shotgun sequence. Protein-coding genes within it:
- the LOC142194139 gene encoding P2Y purinoceptor 2-like, which produces MDDLSNEENLTYRCIFDEDFKYILLPVSYSIVFAIGSIVNILALYIFIFRIRPWKVINVFMFNLALSDLLYVLSLPLLAYYYSKANDWPFSEPLCKIVRFLFYTSLYCSILFLLCISIYRFLAVCYPLQFLRWGHIRYARIASVCIWAVVVVMQSPTFYFVSTSINGDSTVCHDTSSIELFDNFVVYSTVNLAVLFCVPFTILIVCYCYMIYVLIQPMDSANQTSESKKKSIKMIITVMLVFIIAFLPFHITRTLYYYFRKVDLAPCPTLDAVNAAYKSTRPLASVNSCIDPVLYFLVWRFRLRRPNNSS